The following proteins come from a genomic window of Perognathus longimembris pacificus isolate PPM17 chromosome 12, ASM2315922v1, whole genome shotgun sequence:
- the Fabp5 gene encoding fatty acid-binding protein 5 produces the protein MATLKQLEGRWRLVDSQGFDEYMKEIGVGLALRKMGAMAKPDCVITCDGNKVDIKTESTLKTTQFSCVLGEQFEETTADGRKTQTVCNFNDGALVQHQAWDGKESTITRKLKDGKLVVECVMNNVTCTRVYEKVE, from the exons ATGGCCACGCTTAAGCAATTAGAAGGAAGATGGCGACTGGTGGACAGCCAAGGCTTTGATGAGTACATGAAGGAAATAG GAGTGGGACTTGCTCTGCGCAAAATGGGTGCAATGGCCAAGCCAGACTGTGTCATCACTTGTGACGGCAACAAGGTTGACATAAAAACTGAAAGCACTCTGAAAACAACACAGTTTTCTTGTGTCCTGGGAGAGCAGTTTGAAGAAACTACAGCTGATGGCAGGAAAACTCAG acgGTCTGTAACTTCAATGATGGTGCATTGGTTCAGCATCAGGCGTGGGACGGGAAGGAAAGCACAATAACAAGGAAACTGAAAGATGGGAAGTTGGTGGTG gAATGTGTCATGAACAATGTCACCTGTACTCGGGTCTATGAGAAAGTAGAATAA
- the LOC125360813 gene encoding vacuolar protein sorting-associated protein 4B-like produces MASSGPNLQKAIDLANKAAQEDKAGNYEEALQLYQHAVQYFLHVIKYEAQGDKAKQSIRAKCTEYLDRAEKLKEYLKKKEKKPQKPVKEGHPSPADEKGNDSDGEGESDDPEKKKLQNQLQGAIVIEKPNVKWSDVAGLEGAKEALKEAVILPIKFPHLFTGKRTPWRGILLFGPPGTGKSYLAKAVATEANNSTFFSISSSDLVSKWLGESEKLVKNLFQLARENKPSIIFIDEIDSLCGSRSENESEAARRIKTEFLVQMQGVGVDNDGILVLGATNIPWVLDSAIRRRFEKRIYIPLPEAHDRAAMFKLHLGSTQNSLKEADFQELGKKTDGYSGADISVIVRDALMQPVRKVQSATHFKKVRGPSQADPNITVDDLLTPCSPGDPGAIEMTWMDVPGDKLLEPVVSMWDMLRSLSNTKPTVNEHDLLKLKKFTEDFGQEG; encoded by the coding sequence ATGGCTTCCTCCGGTCCCAACCTCCAGAAAGCCATAGATCTTGCTAACAAAGCGGCACAGGAAGACAAAGCTGGCAACTATGAGGAGGCCCTGCAACTATATCAGCATGCTGTGCAGTATTTTCTCCATGTTATTAAATATGAAGCACAAGGTGATAAAGCCAAACAGAGTATCAGGGCCAAGTGTACGGAGTATCTTGATAGGGCAGAAAAACTGAAAGAGTAcctgaagaaaaaggagaaaaagccaCAGAAGCCAGTGAAAGAGGGACATCCAAGTCCAGCTGATGAGAAAGGGAATGACAGTGATGGGGAAGGAGAATCTGATGAtcctgaaaaaaagaaactacagaaTCAACTTCAAGGTGCCATTGTTATAGAGAAACCAAATGTGAAGTGGAGTGATGTGGCTGGACTTGAAGGAGCCAAAGAAGCACTCAAAGAGGCTGTGATTCTGCCTATTAAGTTTCCTCATCTTTTTACAGGCAAGAGGACACCTTGGAGAGGAATCCTATTGTTTGGGCCACCTGGGACAGGAAAATCCTATTTAGCCAAAGCTGTAgcgacagaagcaaataattcaacATTCTTTTCAATATCTTCTTCTGACCTTGTTTCTAAGTGGTTGGGGGAAAGTGAAAAGTTGGTTAAGAACTTATTCCAGCTTGCAAGAGAGAACAAGCCTTCCATCATCTTCATTGATGAAATTGATTCTCTGTGTGGCTCCCGGAGTGAAAATGAAAGTGAGGCTGCACGGAGAATTAAGACTGAGTTCCTCGTCCAGATGCAAGGGGTTGGTGTGGACAACGATGGAATTTTGGTTCTGGGAGCCACAAATATACCCTGGGTTCTGGATTCTGCCATTAGACGAAGATTTGAGAAGCGAATTTATATTCCTTTGCCTGAAGCCCATGACCGAGCAGCAATGTTTAAACTGCACTTGGGCAGCACTCAGAATAGTCTAAAGGAAGCCGACTTCCAAGAACTTGGGAAGAAAACGGATGGCTATTCCGGAGCAGATATAAGCGTCATTGTGCGAGATGCACTTATGCAGCCTGTTAGGAAAGTTCAGTCGGCCACTCATTTCAAAAAGGTTCGAGGACCTTCCCAAGCTGACCCTAACATCACCGTAGATGATTTGCTGACACCCTGTTCTCCAGGGGACCCCGGAGCCATTGAAATGACGTGGATGGATGTCCCTGGAGATAAGCTTCTAGAGCCAGTTGTTTCCATGTGGGATATGTTGCGGTCACTGTCAAACACAAAACCCACCGTCAATGAACACGACTTGTTGAAATTAAAGAAGTTTACAGAAGATTTTGGCCAGGAAGGTTGA